GTTACGTGGAGATAGTACGCAACAAGAGCGAGTCCTACGTCCTCTCGGAGCCGGAGATGCAGCAGGTTTTCGACGATGGGGGCGCGGGGACGTCGCGCTGGGAGTTCTTCCGCCGGGTACGGCTCTTCAACAGTTGGAACACCCTTGAGATTTACGTCCGCGCATTCCCCGGGGGGACGGTCCTGGAGTACTCGCCCGTCGTGAGCATGTCCGGGAACTGGAGTGCCGGGCGCGACCCGGTCATGTGCTCGGTGGAGTGGCCCGGGTCGGACCTGGCCAATCTCAACCTCCATCTGGTGGACGACCTGGGCAACGACTGCTCCGAGGACGACCCCAACATCGGCGGGATGATTCTGGACGTCCCCGACTCCTGGGGGTACGGACCCGAGTACATCACCGCCACCGAAACCCGGCAGGCGACCTACCGGATTCTGGTCGAGTACGCGAACGACAACGGGCTCGACTCCCCGGTGAACTGCAAGGTCCACGTTTACGTCCGCGGCGGCGAGCTGTCCCAGAGCCCCTACCGGCACACCTTTCAGCCTGACGACGTGGGCGGCGACCCCTGGGAGGTCACCGAGGTCACCTACTATCCGTAAGCTCACGGTTCCAACGTCTCGCTGCCTAGTTCCGTGCCAAGCTTCCCTTACTCCCGCTTTTTGACATAAAATAACCGCCGCACGGTCATACCGGGGCGATCACGGTTCGACGTAGAAATTTCCCCCAAGCGCGAGGACGGCCATGCAGGTTTATCTGGACAACAACGCCACCACCCGGACCGCCCCCGAGGTCGTGGAGGCGATGCTCCCCTATTTTACGGAAATCTACGGGAATGCCTCCAGCTTCCACCAGTTCGGGCAACGGGCGGCGAAGGGGATGGGTTCGGCCCGGCAGAACGTGGCCGATTTCCTGGGGGTCACCGCCGACGAAATCGTTTTCACCGGCTCCGGCTCCGAGTCGGACAACTACTTCCTCAAGGGGGTGGCGGCCCGCGAGGGTGAGGGACATCTCGTTACGAGCGCCATCGAGCACCCGGCGATTCTGCGCACGGCCCGCTTCCTGGCTGGTAACGGCTTCGAGCTCACCGAGCTGCCGGTGGACGGCCGGGGAGTGGTGAGCCCGGACGACCTGAAGGGGGCGCTCCGCAAGGACACCATTCTGGTCAGCATCATGTACGCCAACAACGAGATAGGGACGGTCCAGGACCTGGACGCCCTGGGCGCCGTCTGCCGCGAGGCAGGAGTCCCCTTCCACACCGACGCCGTACAGGCGGTGGGCAAGCTCCCGATGAACCTG
This genomic interval from bacterium contains the following:
- a CDS encoding aminotransferase class V-fold PLP-dependent enzyme, whose translation is MQVYLDNNATTRTAPEVVEAMLPYFTEIYGNASSFHQFGQRAAKGMGSARQNVADFLGVTADEIVFTGSGSESDNYFLKGVAAREGEGHLVTSAIEHPAILRTARFLAGNGFELTELPVDGRGVVSPDDLKGALRKDTILVSIMYANNEIGTVQDLDALGAVCREAGVPFHTDAVQAVGKLPMNLRELPVDYLSASAHKLHGPKGIGLAYLRRGSKAPFNLIHGGHHEKRRRASTENVPGIVGFGKAVRLASEEGYHREKILRLRAKLEEGISQIPEVTILAREAERLPNTSNVLFHRLEGESIVMSLDFEGIAVSTGSACSSGSLEPSHVILALGFDHAHAQGSIRFSLSRYTTEEEI